One region of Flavobacterium pisciphilum genomic DNA includes:
- the asnB gene encoding asparagine synthase B produces the protein MCGIVCAFDLKQKAETLRPQVLEMSKIIRHRGPDWSGIYSNDKAILSHERLAIVDPASGKQPLFTEDKKLVLAANGEIYNHRELRKQFEGKYNFQTESDCEVILALYKEKGPHFIDEMNGIFGFAIYDVEKDEYFIARDHMGIIPLYIGWDQDGTFYVASELKALEGYCTKIQLFPPGHYMTSKDGEFVQWYKRDWTEYDAVKDNETSIPEIKKALEAAVHRQLMSDVPYGVLLSGGLDSSITSAVAKKYAQKRIESDDTTDAWYPQLHSFSVGLEGSPDLAAAQIVAKHIGTIHHEIKFTIQEGLDAVRDVIYNLETYDVTTVRASTPMWLMARVIKSMGIKMVLSGEGADELFGGYLYFHKAPNAKEFHEENVRKLGKLHMYDCLRANKSLAAWGIEGRVPFLDKEFMDVAMRINPQDKMINKEHPMEKWVVRKAFEDMLPESVAWRQKEQFSDGVGYSWIDTLKEVVAKEVSDEQLANAKYKFPLQTPTSKEEYYYRSIFTEHFPSDAAALCVPQEASVACSTKIALEWDEAFKNMNDPSGRAVASVHDDAYVKA, from the coding sequence ATGTGTGGAATAGTATGTGCTTTTGATCTAAAGCAAAAAGCAGAAACGTTAAGACCTCAAGTATTAGAAATGTCTAAAATCATTCGCCACCGCGGACCAGATTGGAGTGGTATTTATAGTAATGATAAGGCAATTTTATCACATGAGCGTTTAGCAATTGTAGATCCAGCTTCTGGAAAACAACCCTTGTTTACAGAAGACAAGAAATTAGTTCTAGCTGCAAACGGTGAAATATATAACCACAGAGAATTACGCAAGCAATTTGAAGGAAAATACAACTTTCAGACTGAAAGCGATTGTGAAGTTATCTTGGCGCTTTATAAAGAGAAAGGACCACATTTTATAGATGAAATGAACGGTATTTTCGGATTTGCAATATACGATGTAGAAAAAGACGAGTACTTTATTGCCCGTGATCATATGGGAATTATTCCGTTATATATTGGATGGGACCAAGATGGAACTTTTTATGTAGCTTCAGAGTTGAAAGCATTAGAAGGATATTGTACGAAAATACAGTTATTTCCTCCAGGTCATTATATGACAAGTAAAGATGGTGAATTTGTGCAATGGTATAAAAGAGATTGGACAGAGTACGATGCCGTAAAAGATAATGAAACAAGTATTCCTGAAATCAAAAAAGCGCTTGAGGCAGCTGTTCATAGACAGTTAATGAGTGATGTGCCTTACGGAGTTTTATTATCTGGAGGTTTAGATTCTTCTATTACATCGGCAGTAGCTAAAAAGTATGCTCAAAAACGTATTGAATCAGATGATACTACAGATGCTTGGTATCCACAATTACACTCTTTTTCAGTAGGATTAGAAGGTTCGCCAGATTTAGCTGCAGCGCAAATCGTTGCTAAACATATCGGAACAATTCACCATGAAATCAAATTCACTATTCAAGAAGGGCTAGATGCTGTTCGTGATGTGATTTATAACTTAGAAACGTACGATGTAACTACAGTTAGAGCATCAACACCAATGTGGTTAATGGCGAGAGTTATTAAATCAATGGGAATTAAAATGGTATTGTCTGGAGAAGGTGCAGATGAGTTGTTTGGAGGGTATCTTTACTTTCATAAAGCGCCAAATGCAAAAGAATTTCATGAAGAAAACGTTCGTAAGTTGGGTAAACTGCATATGTATGATTGTTTACGTGCAAACAAAAGTTTGGCTGCTTGGGGGATAGAAGGACGTGTACCATTCTTGGATAAAGAATTTATGGATGTTGCCATGCGTATTAACCCACAAGATAAAATGATCAACAAAGAGCATCCAATGGAAAAATGGGTAGTTCGTAAAGCTTTTGAGGATATGCTTCCAGAAAGTGTTGCTTGGAGACAAAAAGAACAATTCTCAGATGGAGTAGGGTATAGTTGGATTGATACTTTGAAAGAAGTAGTAGCAAAAGAAGTTTCGGATGAGCAATTGGCGAATGCGAAATATAAATTCCCTTTACAGACCCCAACCTCTAAAGAAGAGTATTACTATCGTTCTATTTTTACAGAACATTTTCCAAGTGATGCAGCGGCTTTGTGTGTGCCTCAGGAAGCAAGTGTGGCTTGTAGTACTAAAATTGCTTTGGAGTGGGATGAAGCTTTCAAAAACATGAATGACCCTTCAGGAAGAGCGGTTGCAAGTGTTCATGATGATGCGTATGTTAAAGCATAA